TCATCCGGTATCCCTTATGCTTGTTTTTTACATGGCGTATGGCTGTTTTTGTAATTGCTCTTCTACCTTCTGGCGACTGACTTCCCGCGATATACTGAGCAAAAAGCCTGTGGCGAGCAGACATACGAGTAAGGAGGAACCACCATAACTGATAAACGGCAATGGTACACCTGTCAATGGAATCAAACCCGTTACTCCGCCAATGTTTAAGATCGCCTGAATGGCGAACATGCTGACCACACCGATTCCTGCGAGACTGGCAAAGGTGTCTTTTACGCGCAAACAAATATGGATGCCACGCAGCAGGAAAAGCAAGAAAATCAAGAGGAACACAGAGGCACCGATAAAGCCAAGCTCTTCTGTCATGATCGAGAAAATAAAATCGGTATGCCTCTCGGGCAAATACAAATACTTTTGAATGCTTTTTCCAAAGCCTGTCCCAGTCAGGCCGCCATGTGCAATTGCAATCCAGGATTGAATAATGTTGTAGCCAGTGCCACTCATATCACTCCATGGATCGAGGTAGGAAGAAATCCGATTCAAGGCATGGGGCTTTGCTGTGATGTATACCAATAGTGCAACAGTCACAGCTGGTGCACCGAGACCGACCAGTTGACGGATTTTGGCGCCACCGCAGATCATGACAATCAAAGCGCACCCGAGCAGGATGGCAGCAGAACCGAGGTCAGGCTGGACGACAATCATCATAAAAAACATCCCCGTTACCATCAGTGGGGGCATCAATCCAGATTTCAGCTTTTGTATCCCGTTCCCTTTTTTGGAGATGATCGCTGCCAAGTACAGAATAAGACCAAGCTTGGCAAACTCCGCAGGCTGAATAGTTGCAGAACCGATTTCAAACCATGATCGAGCTCCGTTCACTTCCTTACCAATACCCGGAACAAGAACCAGGAGCAAAGAAAAGAAACTGACGAGCGCAATCAATAAGAAGTTTCTCTTATAAAAGGAGAAGGGAATGTTCATGGCGACCAGCATCCCAACGACACCGAGCAGCAAGAAAACGGATTGACGCTTCACGAAATAAAGCTCATCTCCGCCACAGTAATCACAGCCGCCGCTTGTAAAGCTCGTCAACGCGAAAATGGAGCTGGAGCTGAGCACCATGGTTATCCCAAACCCAACAAGTAGGGCGGTCAAAAACAGGAGCAAGAAGTCAGGTACGCCCCTCGTCTTCATAAAAAATACCCCCCTCTACGTGAAACAGAGAGGGGATTCCTCTCTGCACACCATGCATTTCAATTTTTAATGTGAGGACAGCTTTTCACCTAGCATTTGCAGCTTCAACTTCGCTGTTTTTACAACGGAGTCTGGCATTGGGTAATCGTAATCCAGCCCGTGTGGGAAAAGGTGTTTGCCCATGTAAGGATCTTCGAGCTTCAGTACTGCGTGCGTATCCTCAAGCTTGCCTTGCGTCACGTTCGCTTCGATGCGCAGGTAGAAGACGTTGCCTTTATCTTGGATTTTATAATCGTATGTAGCATGCTTGTAATCCCAAGCGCCGCGATCAAAGCCGAGTTCGCTCATATAATGCTCCAGATCGGCGAAAAAGACTTCTTTCGTGCCAATACCCGTGTCCTTAATGACCATTCTTTTTCCTCCTAAAAATGGGTGAGATATTCACTCATTTAATCATAGTCTGTTTTTGGAAGAAGCGCAATATATCATACTCTTTCTTGCGAATGAAACGATAGATGAGCGGACAAACTACAATCGTTGATTAGCAAAAGGAGGAGAATGAAATGGCAAAGCTGGAAAATCGTACTCTACGTGAAATTATGACAAAAGATGTCGCTACTGTGACGCTTAAGGATAATGTGTATGAAGTGGCTTGCAAAATGCGCGATTGGAATGTAGGGGTCATTCCGGTTGTGGATGAAAAAGAAGATGTGATCGGTGTCATTACAGACCGCGATATTGTGATTCGCGGTTTGGCTGAAAAGCATGAAGGATCGACTGCAACGGAGGTTGTCATGACCCGAGACATTATTCTTGGTCAGCCGGGAATGACGGTTGATGAAGCGGCAAGGGTTATGGCTCAGCATCAAATTCGTCGCCTGCCCGTTGTCGAGCATGGCAAGCTGGTTGGAATTGTGGCGTTGGCAGACATGGCTGTTCGTCAAGTCCATCACGATGAAGCGAGTGACGCTCTCCAACAAATTTCTGAGCCAGCGCCACATTAATAAGATAGAAATCAGCTGTCGGGAGGAATCCGGCAGCTTTTTTTCTTTCTGTCTGTACATTCACGCTGCGTCAAGGTTTATGATAAGGAAAGAATGAAACAGGGAGAGAGTTCCATGCAAATCAAAGACATGGCCCATCGCTTGCAAATAACTCCGCGTGCGATTCGATATTATGAAGAAAAAGGGCTGATCAAGCCATCAAAAGC
The window above is part of the Brevibacillus brevis NBRC 100599 genome. Proteins encoded here:
- the ftsW gene encoding putative lipid II flippase FtsW encodes the protein MKTRGVPDFLLLFLTALLVGFGITMVLSSSSIFALTSFTSGGCDYCGGDELYFVKRQSVFLLLGVVGMLVAMNIPFSFYKRNFLLIALVSFFSLLLVLVPGIGKEVNGARSWFEIGSATIQPAEFAKLGLILYLAAIISKKGNGIQKLKSGLMPPLMVTGMFFMMIVVQPDLGSAAILLGCALIVMICGGAKIRQLVGLGAPAVTVALLVYITAKPHALNRISSYLDPWSDMSGTGYNIIQSWIAIAHGGLTGTGFGKSIQKYLYLPERHTDFIFSIMTEELGFIGASVFLLIFLLFLLRGIHICLRVKDTFASLAGIGVVSMFAIQAILNIGGVTGLIPLTGVPLPFISYGGSSLLVCLLATGFLLSISREVSRQKVEEQLQKQPYAM
- a CDS encoding YugN family protein — its product is MVIKDTGIGTKEVFFADLEHYMSELGFDRGAWDYKHATYDYKIQDKGNVFYLRIEANVTQGKLEDTHAVLKLEDPYMGKHLFPHGLDYDYPMPDSVVKTAKLKLQMLGEKLSSH
- a CDS encoding CBS domain-containing protein gives rise to the protein MAKLENRTLREIMTKDVATVTLKDNVYEVACKMRDWNVGVIPVVDEKEDVIGVITDRDIVIRGLAEKHEGSTATEVVMTRDIILGQPGMTVDEAARVMAQHQIRRLPVVEHGKLVGIVALADMAVRQVHHDEASDALQQISEPAPH